In the genome of Serratia symbiotica (Periphyllus acericola), the window GTGGTCAGCGCGCTATCGCCCATCACGATGGCGATGTCAGGTGTTTGTGCATAGCGTGGAGTAATCAGCAAAGGTACCAGGTCAATATCCAATGTGGCCAGGATACCGGTATCCAGTCTGTCGGGCTAACGCAGCCAAACGGCAACTGTAGGTTTACCCGGCATGGTAGGTATATCCTGTTGCAGCTTAAAACCTAAATGCTGGCTCCAATTGATTTCTGGATAGAGGATTTTCAGCGGCAGCATCAGGTCACTGCTGGCAGAAGAACAATAGGCATAACCGTTTTTAACTAGCAAAAAGGTACGAGCGCCGGAGGTTAACGCTGCTTGATAAGTGATATCCGCTTGGCTGGATAGGCAGGGTTTGGCGGTGAGTGGCAACATTTTATGAATAGTTGTCACCAGATGATTGATATAGCTGAGGGTAGTTTTCAGCGTGTGTTCTTTCACTGTTCGCTGATATTGCACACGCTGACGGGTAATAAGAGACAGGGTAACGGTGGTAAAATTCCCGTACCTTCTGATAGTTACAGGTATCGGAGTCCGTATGGATAACGGGCGGGATAAAACTGAATGGGAAGATCTATGGTTGTTAACTCCTACGCAAACGCCTCTGATGTCCGGCATGACCGACAAGAGGGGCGTTGGGTATTTGCCATTCAGTTGAAATTTATGGAGATATATGGTCGGTTTCCCATATCAGGCAAGGACGTCAGCGCAAATGTTATTCAGTATCTTGCTCAGCAACTCGAGGTTTCTGGTGATCTTTTTTCTATATATGACCCGCTAGACATCGGCAAACGATCCGGAGGTTACTCGATTATCGCCCTTCTTCTAATGCTGATCTTAGACAACTTTTTGACTGGCTGTACTCAGAGTTTTGCCTCTGGATCCAAAAGCACACCACGCACGGGACGCTTCGTTTGACTGGTTTCGCGAGCAACGGACAGAGCCACCTGCAATGACGCATCTGGATCAGGTTATTAGTTCAGCAACATATCATTATGAAGAAACGCTTTTAAGGGCTTTGTTGAATAAATCGAACATTTGGCCGGGACGAGGATCAGATCACTCTCCTTCTGTCAAAATAGCGACATTCCGTGGCCCAGCAAAAGTTCAACATCACCAACTTGAAGGCTTACAACAACGCCCTTATCACTCGGGGTTCACTCACTTGCTGGGGGGATGAAACGGCACTTCATGCCTGGTACTGCGAGGCAAAACCTTCTCTGCGTGGTCGCCGATAACATTATTCCGATATGGCAATCACCAGCGTATTGATGCTGAAACGGATTTTAGGCCTGACACTTCGCGCCCTCCAGGGCTTCGTCGACTCCATTGTCACACTGATCAAAGTGCCGTTGAACTGCCCGGACGACACCTGCATCAGTAAGCGGGCAAAGTCCGGACATGTCCCGTTTAAAACCGCAACGCCGGGTGAAATTGCGCACTTCGTTATCGACTCTAGCGGGCTCAACGTGTTGGGTTAAAGGGAGTGGAAGGTAAAAAAACACGGTCACGAAAAATGGCGGATCTGGCGAAAACTGCATTTGGCCGTAGATACAGAAACACATGAGGTCATCTGTGCTGACCTTTCCTTGAGCAATGTCACCGATACCGCAGCCTTCCCAGGTCTTATCCGCCAGAGGTACCGTAAAATCAAAGTCGCCTCGGCGGATCGGGCTTAGGATACGCGAGTGTGTGATGATGAGTTAAGGGGCAAGAAGCTCAAGGCGTTAATACCGCCCAAAAGCGGAGCCCGTTATTGGGCGGCAGACTATGCAGAGCGAAATCAAGCGGTGGCGAACCAGCGCCTTACCGGAGACAAAACACGGTGGAAAAGTATCACAGGATACCACCGACGTTCGATAGCGGCAACAGCGAGGTACAGAGTAAAACAGCTATTTGGTAGTCACCTGTTGCTGCGAGATTATGATGGGCAAGTGGCAGAGGCACTGGCCATGATCTGTGTATTAAACAAGATGACGCTAGCCGGTATGCCAGAAAGTGTACGCCTTGCCTGAAAGCTGCCCATTCACGGGACTCTTTATTCCAATCCGATTTATTCAACAAAGCCCCCCCAATGGACCCCATTATATCACGGTACCCAAAGGGCATGCCGCTCGGTTGAAAGATTCGCTGGCCGATGGCCGGATCGCTGTGACTCAGCTAACGCTCTTGTTAGTGAAGAACAGCGATTTGTCTGGTGGCGGTTGGTATAAAGTGCGTTCCGGCGATACCTTATCGGGCATTGCAAAGCGCTTGAACATCAAGAGCAGTAATTTTGCAGAGTTGGAACAACTTACGTGCCAAGAGCCGCCTTAAAAGTCGGACAAACCCTGCAAATAACC includes:
- a CDS encoding CSS-motif domain-containing protein, with product MKEHTLKTTLSYINHLVTTIHKMLPLTAKPCLSSQADITYQAALTSGARTFLLVKNGYAYCSSASSDLMLPLKILYPEINWSQHLGFKLQQDIPTMPGKPTVAVWLR